The Bombus terrestris chromosome 16, iyBomTerr1.2, whole genome shotgun sequence genome includes a region encoding these proteins:
- the LOC100650504 gene encoding protein TAPT1 homolog: MNTEENWRSYTDKTYVKIKPTKQLDSHINKIEDMKAQLNVGKYQHRKPGVSLTQFLRTELTRGYQLENDEESFSARREKLYSFMKIPKEVEKFMAYGFLQCADSFLFVYTFLPLRFMMALWTMVTKPLWHCLGKKKDLRVGERYLRPAEMCDLLKGIVVISCWAATWKVDTSMMYHLVKSQSVIKLYIFYNMLEVGDKLFSAFGQDIIDALFWTATEPRSKSQARSQHLGILPHLLFAFTYVLLHSILVLFQATTLNVAINSSNKALLTIMMSNNFVELKGSVFKKFDKNNLFQLSCADVRERFHLMMLLLAVNLQTMKEYAWKAERLAVLLPDCIMLLSAEVLVDWVKHAFITRFNELHSTVYRDYTIKVAYDMAQTRQESAFSDPSDVVARRMGFIPLPLGVAIGRVLCTTITPPVQPANIILLLLAYFILVTFKILNSLIILGKACDIILSHSKKSDNKVTYNCME; encoded by the exons ATGAATACCGAAGAAAATTGGCGAAGTTATACTGATAAAACATACGTGAAAATTAAACCTACGAAACAATTGGATAgtcatattaataaaattgaagatatGAAAGCCCAATTAAACGTTGGGAAATATCAGCATAGAAAACCAG GTGTGTCTCTTACACAATTTCTACGAACAGAATTAACAAGAGGCTATCAATTAGAGAATGACGAGGAAAGTTTTTCTGCAAGAAGGGAAAAACTTTATTCATTTatgaaaattccaaaagaaGTTGAAAAATTTATGGCCTATGGATTTTTACAA TGTGCAGATTCTTTTCTAtttgtttatacatttttaccaCTAAGATTCATGATGGCACTATGGACAATGGTTACAAAACCCTTATGGCATTGTCTCgg AAAGAAGAAGGATTTAAGAGTTGGAGAACGATACCTAAGACCAGCGGAAATGTGTGACCTTTTAAAAGGAATCGTGGTGATTAGCTGTTGGGCAGCTACATGGAAGGTTGACACTTCGATGATGTACCATTTGGTGAAAAGTCAGTCTGTGATAAAActctacatattttataatatgttgGAAGTCGGTGATAAATTATTCAGTGCTTTTGGGCAAGATATAATAGATGCCCTTTTCTGGACAGCTACAGAGCCTAGATCAAAGTCACAAGCAAGATCTCAACATTTGGGCATCCTACCTCATCTATTGTTTGCTTTTACCTATGTTT TATTACACAGTATTTTGGTACTTTTCCAAGCCACAACTTTGAATGTTGCTATAAACAGTAGCAATAAAGCTCTGCTCACTATAATGATGTCTAATAAT TTTGTAGAATTGAAAGGTTCTGTGTTTAAGAAATTTGACAAGAACAATCTCTTTCAACTATCTTGTGCAGACGTAAGGGAACGTTTTCATTTAATGATGCTCCTTCTTGCTGTAAATCTTCAAACAATGAAGGAATATGCATGGAAAGCTGAACGACTCGCAGTGCTTCTTCCAGATTGTATAATGCTGCTCTCTGCTGAAGTCCTCGTAGATTGG GTTAAACACGCCTTTATAACTCGTTTCAATGAACTTCATTCAACAGTATACAGAGATTATACTATCAAAGTAGCCTATGATATGGCTCAAACTCGGCAGGAGAGCGCCTTCTCTGATCCATCCGATGTAGTAGCCCGTAGGATGGGTTTTATTCCCCTTCCTCTAGGAGTTGCAATAGGAAGAGTTCTTTGTACGACTATTACACCACCTGTTCAACCAGCCAATATAATTTTGTTGCTTCTAGCTTATTTTATTCTAGTGACATTCAAGATCTTAAATAGCTTGATAATTCTTGGCAAAGCGTGTGATATAATCTTGTCACATTCCAAAAAATCGGACAATAAAGTGACGTATAATTGTATGGAATAG